In Oryza brachyantha chromosome 2, ObraRS2, whole genome shotgun sequence, a single window of DNA contains:
- the LOC102710096 gene encoding receptor-like protein 2 gives MPILCIILVLMLSSASSISCCTEHERNCLLQFLAGLSQDGGLAASWRHGTGCCSWEGITCGSMKNEGEVAAVTDVLLGAKKLQGSISPALGSLPGLLRLNLSHNSLSGSLPSEIMSSGSIVILDVSFNGLAGVPTTTGSRLKRRPLQVLNISSNQFAGEFPWWDDGDTTMANLIALNASNNSFTAQMPVAPLCGGASPSLALLDLSHNQFTGEVSPALAGCSMLKVLRVGMNNLSGTLPAELFEATSLEHLSLANNGLQGELGGAHMAKLINLVTLDLGGNSFHGEIPESIGQLKNLEMLSLGNNNMSGNLPPSLGNCTSLITIDLKFNNFSGDLGKVDFSTLRNLKTLDLLQNSFSGVLPESIYSCSNLTALRLSVNPIHGEISSRIGNLRDIAKAFRALKSSRNLTTLLIGRNFWGEPMPQDEAIESFESIRYLSIYHCSLIGNIPLWLSKLKNLESLDLSNNQLTGAMPSWINSLSNLFYLDLSNNSLTGQIPATLTEMPMLKLDDYEAHLTRQFDLPVYQGEIPPSICNLTNLQMLDLSINHLIGPIPEGLNKLNFLSELNISNNDLEGPIPTGGQMSTFSSSSFGGNPKLCGSILAKYCDPVEAVPTVPDISENEYGGKVISAVAFGVFFGIGVLYDQLVLSSYFCPK, from the exons atgCCTATTCTCTGCATCATTCTCGTGTTGATGCTTTCCTCCGCATCTTCCATCAGCTGCTGCACAGAGCATGAGAGAAACTGCCTCCTCCAGTTCCTGGCCGGGCTCTCGCAGGACGGTGGCCTCGCGGCGTCATGGCGGCACGGCACTGGATGCTGTTCATGGGAAGGCATCACCTGCGGTAGCATGAAGAACGAGGGCGAGGTCGCCGCAGTCACAGACGTCTTGCTGGGCGCCAAGAAACTCCAGGGCAGCATATCGCCTGCTCTTGGCAGCCTACCCGGCCTGCTGCGTCTGAACCTGTCACACAACTCGCTCTCCGGTAGCTTGCCCTCAGAGATAATGTCGTCGGGCAGCATCGTCATCCTTGACGTCAGCTTCAACGGCCTCGCCGGAGTACCCACCACCACTGGGAGCCGCCTGAAGCGACGACCTCTGCAGGTGCTCAACATCTCGAGCAACCAGTTCGCCGGGGAGTTCCCATGGTGGGACGACGGGGACACGACGATGGCGAACCTGATCGCGCTCAACGCTAGCAACAACAGCTTCACGGCTCAGATGCCGGTGGCGCCTCTGTGCGGCGGTGCCTCACCGTCGCTGGCGTTGCTCGACCTCTCCCACAACCAGTTCACCGGCGAGGTTTCCCCTGCGCTTGCTGGTTGCTCCATGCTCAAGGTGCTCAGGGTTGGCATGAACAACCTGAGCGGTACTCTCCCTGCTGAGCTCTTCGAGGCAACCTCCTTGGAGCACCTGTCCTTAGCCAACAATGGCCTGCAAGGCGAACTTGGCGGAGCACACATGGCCAAGCTTATCAACCTAGTTACTCTTGACCTTGGAGGGAACAGCTTCCATGGCGAGATCCCAGAGTCCATTGGTCAACTCAAGAACCTGGAAATGCTCAGCTTGGGCAACAACAACATGTCAGGGAATCTACCACCAAGCCTAGGCAACTGTACAAGTCTCATAACCATCGACCTAAAGTTCAACAACTTCAGTGGAGACCTTGGCAAGGTCGACTTCTCTACCCTACGCAATCTAAAAACCCTAGATCTCCTACAGAATAGCTTCAGCGGTGTGCTCCCAGAAAGCATCTACTCATGCAGCAATCTGACTGCGCTACGACTATCAGTCAACCCTATCCATGGTGAGATCTCATCAAGAATAGGTAATCTCAG GGATATCGCTAAGGCTTTCCGTGCTCTCAAGAGCTCCCGGAACCTCACCACCCTTCTCATTGGAAGGAACTTCTGGGGTGAGCCCATGCCACAAGATGAGGCAATTGAAAGCTTTGAGAGCATTCGATATCTCTCAATTTATCACTGTTCGTTGATCGGAAACATACCTCTTTGGCtgtcaaagctgaaaaatttGGAGtcactagatttatctaaCAACCAGCTCACCGGGGCGATGCCGAGCTGGATCAACTCCTTGAGCAACCTCTTTTATTTGGATTTATCAAACAACAGCCTTACAGGACAGATACCAGCCACCTTGACAGAGATGCCGATGCTAAAATTAGATGATTACGAGGCCCATTTGACAAGACAATTTGATCTGCCAGTGTAT CAAGGAGAGATCCCACCGTCTATCTGCAATCTCACAAACCTGCAGATGCTGGACTTGTCCATCAACCACCTCATTGGCCCAATACCTGAAGGACTGAATAAGCTCAACTTTCTCTCAGAGCTTAACATCTCTAACAATGATCTGGAAGGTCCTATTCCAACAGGAGGCCAGATGAGCACATTCTCAAGCTCAAGTTTTGGTGGGAACCCAAAGCTATGTGGCTCTATATTGGCTAAATATTGTGATCCAGTGGAGGCAGTTCCAACTGTCCCAGATATCTCTGAAAATGAATACGGCGGCAAAGTTATCTCTGCGGTTGCCTTCGGTGTGTTCTTTGGAATAGGAGTGTTGTATGATCAGCTAGTCTTGTCAAGCTATTTTTGTCCAAAATAA
- the LOC102710378 gene encoding thiosulfate sulfurtransferase 16, chloroplastic-like — translation MVGHEYAQDRAHELSQRWFLLYRSHSRPRQRVGLRYRLRWWKSSNRDTTSSPMASAGLVQISDKKELEALPTVDGGEVRELMSSGHHYLDVRLGKDFDKAHADGARNISYYLSVTPSGKEKNPHFVDEVAEIFGKDEHLIVGCNTGFRSRLATKDLLDAGFKNVRNLKGGYQSFLQSENQQPAAHQQ, via the exons ATGGTCGGCCATGAGTACGCCCAAGATCGGGCACACGAACTTAGCCAGAGGTGGTTCCTCCTCTACCGCAGCCATAGCCGACCACGCCAGCGAGTTGGGCTCCGGTACCGGTTGAGGTGGTGG AAGAGCAGTAACAGGGACACCACATCGTCGCCAATGGCGTCTGCCGGCTTGGTGCAGATCAG CGAcaagaaggagctggaggcaCTCCCgaccgtcgacggcggcgaggtgcgcgAGCTCATGAGCTCCGGCCACCACTACCTCGACGTCAG GCTGGGGAAGGATTTTGACAAGGCGCATGCTGACGGTGCTCGCAACATCTCCTACTACCTCTCAGTCACTCCCAGTG GGAAGGAGAAGAACCCACACTTTGTCGATGAAGTAGCTGAAATATTTGGCAAGGATGAGCACCTCATTGTG GGTTGCAACACAGGCTTTCGGTCTAGGCTTGCGACTAAAGACCTTCTCGATGCG GGATTCAAGAATGTGAGGAACCTGAAAGGTGGTTACCAATCGTTTCTCCAAAGTGAAAACCAGCAGCCTGCAGCACATCAGCAGTAA